A stretch of the Papaver somniferum cultivar HN1 chromosome 6, ASM357369v1, whole genome shotgun sequence genome encodes the following:
- the LOC113288402 gene encoding FACT complex subunit SPT16-like yields the protein MLSFKMEKKIKAGDETISPLLHLHLHNPIKVGSNMENNIQFRMVHTSRGMKRSANRSCKFEDLNQVMRNFVGEVDCIWRRFPYLSWTDVHRVHGFKGELPLKEPRVLCLTEYCLVDLVKAPFLIVTLEEVEIASLVLVKPEMTVFNMTFVFNDFELGVLQIYSIPAMKLDRIEQLLDIRRVKYYENDNLDWDTAQWKSKLETIRLHPKTFMEEGGWDKFNSEETAADYSDSSAASIENYSSVMDYDSDEQSSHKDQKLEPPAELKVQNTYYANDTPGQVSSSGRKKRGKNKMPSTQEYLLHGRRGGQRGGGVRIVKSRV from the coding sequence ATGCTTTCTTTCAAGatggagaagaaaataaaagctgGAGATGAGACCATATCCCCGCTCTTGCACTTGCACTTGCACAACCCAATCAAGGTGGGGAGCAATATGGAAAACAATATCCAGTTCCGTATGGTGCATACCTCAAGGGGAATGAAGAGATCTGCTAATCGTTCATGTAAGTTTGAGGATCTTAATCAAGTTATGCGCAACTTTGTCGGCGAAGTTGATTGTATTTGGAGACGGTTTCCTTACCTTTCATGGACAGATGTACACAGGGTGCACGGATTCAAGGGGGAACTTCCCCTGAAAGAACCGCGTGTACTTTGCCTGACTGAATATTGCCTAGTTGATCTCGTAAAAGCACCTTTCCTTATTGTCACACTAGAAGAGGTTGAGATTGCTAGTTTGGTGCTAGTTAAACCTGAGATGACGGTGTTTAACATGACATTCGTGTTCAATGATTTCGAGCTCGGTGTGCTTCAGATATACTCAATTCCTGCAATGAAACTCGATCGCATCGAACAGTTGCTTGATATCAGACGTGTCAAGTACTACGAGAACGATAATCTCGATTGGGATACTGCACAGTGGAAGTCCAAGTTGGAGACAATAAGACTTCACCCAAAGACGTTCATGGAGGAGGGCGGATGGGATAAGTTCAACTCAGAGGAAACTGCTGCTGATTACTCTGACAGCTCGGCAGCGAGTATTGAGAATTACTCCTCAGTGATGGATTACGACTCTGACGAGCAATCATCTCATAAAGATCAGAAGTTGGAGCCACCTGCAGAATTGAAAGTGCAGAATACTTACTACGCCAATGACACACCTGGTCAAGTGTCTAGTTCTGGCCGTAAGAAGAGAGGAAAGAATAAAATGCCTTCAACTCAGGAATACTTACTACACGGACGGCGGGGTGGTCAGCGGGGTGGTGGTGTCAGGATAGTAAAGAGTAGAGTTTGA